From Antechinus flavipes isolate AdamAnt ecotype Samford, QLD, Australia chromosome 1, AdamAnt_v2, whole genome shotgun sequence:
aaatattaaaaaaataaaaataaagttaacctTCTTgggtctccattttctcatctataaagtgaggaggAGGATATAATAGATGATCTCAAAGGAAGTCGTCTCCTAACTTCTTTTGATCACACTCACCTCTATCACTAAAACATTTTTGAACCTCTACTGTGTgtgcttatttataaattatatgtgtgtgtgtgggtgtgtgtgtgtgtgtgtgtgtgcatgtatccCTGATAAGAATGGTACCTATTATGAAGCTTAGTCCAAATTTGAAATCCTGAAGGAAGGAGATCAACATGGAAATTCTAATATTGGATGTTGGTCAGGGAGGAACCACGAGGATTTCCTGAACCAGGCACTGACATGGGCAGCTTGGAACTTTGGGCATCTCATTGCAGCTTCAGGGCATAGACAATGGAATGGAGGGAAGAGCTTAGCAGCAGGAAGACCAAGAACCCACTCCTGCAACGTTCCAGAAGGAGGGCTGGGGGCAGGAGAACGGCTACTTGAGCATCAAGGTGACAGACAAGAGAGATGTGaaggagaagaaccaagaatTGCTGCCGATTGGAAATGTCAGCTGGGGGAGGATGAGGAGTGGACGATGACACAGATGTTGGGCTGAAGTTGATGGCGTGAGAGCAGGAAGGATGGCCAcacaaaggaaaagtgaaaagaacaggTTGGAGGAGACACAATGTGATCTCCTGACAAAGATCCATGTGGGAAAGGACAAAGACACATGTGGAAATCCAGCCATTCCTGCTTATCAGGGGATATTAGACTCTGTAGTACTCAAGAGAAAGTGGGAGGGTGGAGCAGGAAGAGGCACTCCCACAAGCTGGTTATTTCTCAGgaatccatttctctctcttctgggGGAACAGGCAGAGGGTGCCTGCAGCAGCCATGGGGATCGGAAGGGTGGGGGAAGACCTGATGGGGAAGGAGGGCCATTTTCTCAGGGGTACCAGGGGAGCTGCTATTGGGAGCTCCTGAATATAATCCTTATCGTCATGAATTAACGATTGCATAAGCCCTACCTACTATAGTGACagtgagaagaagggaggagaaagtgcCAAGATGGCAACTgagaaatgtcatttttcatttcattaattaatCTTTTTTCAAGTGGCAGCATAGGGCTTTTCCATACAGgagaaaaactttataaatgtaaCTAATGTAGAaagacttttataaaaaaaaggaCTCACACACTGGACCTCCaagaatccacacaggagagaaacATATGAATATAAGGGATAtggaaagctttttaaaaaataatcttgctggaagtggatctcttcgataaagagagccttaattgatcaaagatggacagaagcagctacacccagagaaagaacactgggaaatgaatataaactgcttgcatttttgtttttcttcccgggttatttctaccttctgaattcaattctccctgtgcaacaaaaaaactgtccggttctgcacaaatatattgtatccaggatatactgtaacctattcaacatgtaaaggactgcttgccatctgggggaaggggtggagggagggagggggaaaatcggaacagaaatgaatgcaagggataatgctgtaaaaaattaccctggcatgcgttctatcaataaaaagatattaaaatttaaaaaaagagagaatgaaggacaaaaaaataaaaataaaaataatcttgctTGACATGACACAAGATCTACACTGCAGAAAAGCCTTATAAATAGAAGCTATGTGGAAAGATTTTTAGGCAAAGAGGAGCACTTACAGGATATAGGAGAATTAATACTGTAGAAAAACCTTAGGAATGTGACtgatttcataaaatttttagACATAAGGGAACTCTTATTGTACATCAGTAAATTCACtcaggagaaaaaccttatgaatataACCAATGTGCAAAGGCTTTCTCAAAAATTAATCTCTAACTTTAcaccagagaatccacactggagagaaactatataaatatatcccaTGTAGAAAGATTTTTAGACATAAGGGAACTCTTGCTAGACATCATGGAATCCACACTAGAggaaaaccttatgaatgtaactagtgtggaaagatttttagaaaaaagaagtctCTTTCTTACTGGACAGCAGAGGCTCCACACTGGACAGAAAGGTTCTGATTCACAGCTGGGAGGTGACTGAGAGGCCATCTAAACCTCTCCTCCCCAAACACAATCTTATGCCCTTCCTGACTCCCAAACCCAGCTCTCTCTCCACCAGGCCACACGGCACTCGTGTTATTCCCACCTCAACTCTCAGGAAGCCCCCGAGAAATCACCAGCAGCACACTTATAAACAAATCAACAACTATTATTTGAAACAAATCCTAGAACTTAAGAAAAATAGGTTGGCAACTGTGGATGAGAGGATGAGGGAAGTGCCTTCAAAATGAATCCCCCACCCCAATTCAAGCAGCTTTACAATGCTTAATACATTCAAGTGAAACAGGAACCCCTTTTACCAGCATTCCCAAGGGGGTACAGAGATGTCAACTCAAAAAGCTCCCAGGAGACAGAGCAGAGCCCACCTGACCTGCAGCCGGGGAGTGTCTCCCAAGAACACTCACAACCtgacctccccaccccccacttctCCTGAAAGCCAGCAGCCAGGGCAGACCAAGTCTAAAATTTAAGGTTTCTATCCTCCcgccccccacccacccacccacccacccaccactTTCTCACTGCTCAGGAAATGCTTGGGATGACATGCTAGATGAGGACAAGGGTCAATATGAGTGACACAGAGACCCCTCTCCCAAGTCTGGTCTTGGGGACACTGAATGGGAGGCCCTTCCAAGCAGCGCTCCCACCAACACTACAGGCCAGGTCCTCCAGGACCCCTCAGAAAGCAAATGCACAGGCTCAGAGCAGGAGGGGGAGCCACTAGTGACCTGGCTATGGACGCAGGTTCTCTGTCGGGGGAATATGAtttcttgccaagaaaaaaaaaagcaacacaaaGCCCCtggaggggagaggaggctgCTGAACGGGATGGTGCAGATGGGGGGAAACTGGTAGCCAGAGAGGCTGCAAATAGGAGCATGGATGAAGTCTTTTTTtgcctgaaaagaaaaaaataaaagcaaaagtccAAAAAGCCTGAGAGAAACAACAGCAAGAGTCCCAAGAGGCTCCTGGACAAATCCTGGCGAGGTCCAGCAGGGACTGGCCCCagaggaggcagaaggaagagtcCAGATGGAGGCCTGGAGGCCGCCAGGGCGGGAGCacaatgggggggaggggaggggagaggagggggcagGGCCCACATAAGGGTATAAGAGCTCACATGATTGTGCAATACTTGAACCCACTGCCTGGTGAGGTCCAGTAGGGCCTGGATCTTCTGGTTCTGGGCTCGAGCTTGTatgtctttcttttgaactaccccaTTTCTGATGTCAGTCATAACTATATGGCATACTTACCTATATAGAAAGTATCCACATctggaagcagctagatggcccagggGATGAAGAactggccctgaagttaggaggacctgagttcaaatctggcctcagatacttgacacttcatagctgtataatcctggggaagtcacttaactcttattgccttgtaaaaaatgaaataacacacgtaccaaaaaaatgaaaatataaaccaATTTGTCTGCATTGAGCTCCTTAAAATCGGTCTTGGATATCTCCTCTCATATGTTAAATTGTCTACTGAGTTCTGGTTTTTTTAACAAAAAGACCTGAAAGTCTGCAACTTTGTTGAATGTTCTTTTTCCCATggaatattatggataattttgctggacattgtaatgggctgaggcttcagttgatgcactgaggtcccaagcacatgaggctaaatagtaattggaccatactctatttaagcttggagaaagaatggcccccacccactctttgtgcaagtcctgaagtgttgtataggaaatgatgattttggtgggtggaggcaggggagtgggaagggaagggaaaggagagactgctggctgatttcctgacacagctgctcgcattccTATCGCAaccccccttcacctgcaatcccccttcacctctgctggctggcttcctgtcgcagctgcccatagtGCTATCGCAATCCTCCTTCatctcaaaaataataaagattgaagatttttcactTAACCTGAATTCatgattctggctgattttaaatacgcagtcatcacaggACATGACATTTTTGGCCAAAAGCCTAGTTATTTTGATTGCCATTACATATGCTTccaggaggatttttttttttttatatggtgGCTTCTGACAAGTTCTGTACAATTCAGGTGTAGCTCcaggatatttgaattgtttcttttttcttctttcttgcaaaaattttctctttgatgtggggatttcaaaatttagcaCTAATATTCCAttgtgttttctacaaaggacCATTTTGAGGTTGTGATTGGTggactttctctattttacttttcCCTCATGATCTATCagtccagaacaattttcttgggtGATTTCGTGCATTTTTcaactccctttttttttttttttttttgtcacagtgTTCAGGTATTCCACAGGAATTATGAAATTACATAATATTccatggaaaaggaaagggaggtgTTTCCCTTTCACACTGTTAATGCTGCTTTGAggtctttctttcatcttctcgAGTTGTACCAGAAAGACCTCTCTTGTgccccaagtcttcctgatcttTCACAATTCTATGTTCTTCCTGAGATATAAATTTGTTATGTTTGCgggggaaatctgaagagctAGAAATTTACCAAtccactccaccatcttcccagagaCTTCCGGAGGCTTTATGGTTAGAAGGTCATATTCTTGGAAGTCTTTAGTTATTGGTAGGATGCCTACAACTCACCTCCATCATACTGGAAATTCCTTGATTTAGATTTCACTAAGTTCCTTTAACAATATTAGATACCTGATTTCATAAAACCAGAAATCCATATTCATGTTTCATTGGGAAATGATGGCTATAGTCCCAATAAATCGCAGTTAGGTTTCACAAAACACTGTGCTAATTgtcctctcattatttagaaacattttttaaaaacctgactATCCACAGatacaaatatccagtaacagacagatgaccagggtAAATACTCATTTGCGTAAGTATTTAGAATACATTGATTACATATAAtgagattggaaacagcaaggtatgacgtattggaattgcattaacagttcttattaactattgctctgatcatagaaatcagtcacaggaggaaaaaaaattcagggacatgactataacataatataaacagTTAAAACTCCACCTTCAGCACATCaaagagtggagctttaaaactcccaaatagcattaattataaGTCCAAAGAATTTTAtctccaaagtttcagataaatcccagacatttaccatgaccttatctcagtaacagtaagaaatttatcccagaaaattcacacaattcttacagACCCAAATAGATGCTGAATCTTGAATAAGttgaatattataccaatcattttgcttttaaaatacccaatatacagaaaaatcccaaactacatattgttcacaacaaaaacatcttcaaaaggacagaggcaaaaactattattcttggaGTTCCTTTAAGATAATTGGCATCAACACAGtcaattaaaacttcctattttcacataaaagaatctgaaaagttcttgaaaacatcaattaaactttttggaaataactctttcaaactatagatcacatttctgatcatattctttaatattcataaccattatgtagctaaagaaacaaatattcaatcaattaacatcttgcAAGAGCAGCATGTCCCTTTAAATCAccctttgttttcttcagccaaaagCAGCTGCAGCTTTCCACTGCTGCTCTGCTGTTCTCCCTCCCTGCAAAAACACATCCCATCTCACAgccatctctctgtgactaccctttccaaacagttccttctttttcccactgattttttcttgaaatcatttgctgctaatcaatccttcttaaatcaccttcattctctctgtctgtcttctccCAAGACCTACTTGCTCAAATagtctctgaaatccttctgACTAGATGttctatttaaactattaattgcttttgtaaagtaatctcttttcccttgtctttaaatcacctttttttttaaatttaaacttcaagattcaccattaattttgaaccaaatttcataaaacccataatatagtttacaaattacccaatacttttaaaaagcaacataccatttaagtagggagatacaaacacgagcctctccccactccaaggtaagctactggctttttatttaataacatgtaactggggaaaataaacatattaaattaagaaaaagaaaacttcctgCTTCTTGAACCCCTTTGAGTGTTGATCTGATTTGGGATATTTTCCCATGATGTCAGGAGGATCACATAGCATTTGGGAATAAAAATGCAGCCCAGTAACCCGGCACTGGAGGCCAAGATGGAGAAGATCTCCACGATCATCACGGCTTTTCCTTTGGAGCTCTGATATGTGGGGAGGAAAGAGACCCAGACGCTGCAAAACACCAGCATGCTGAAAGTGATGAACTTGGTTTCGTTGAAAGCATTGGGTAGGTTCCTGGCCAGGAAGGCTATGGTGAAGCTGCCCAGGGCCAGAAAGCCCATGTAGCCCAGGACACAGTAAAATGCAAAGGTGGAGCCCTCGTTACATGTGAGGATGATGTGCCTGGATTCAGAGCGTGTGTCTGCCTCTGGAAAGGGGGGATGGGTCCCCAACCAGATGGCACATAAAAGCCCTTGGATTCCGGAGCAGATGAGAACCACACAGTAGGGCACTCTGGGATGAAGGAACATCCGCATCCTGCTCCCTGGCCCTGTCACCCTGAAAGCCAGAACCACTATGATGGTTTTGGCCAAAATGGAGGAAACAGCCACCGTGAACACAACTGCAAATATTGTTTGTCGGAGAAGGCAGGAAGCAGCGGTGGGACGGCCCAGGAAGAGCAAGGAGCAGAGGAAGCAGGAGGAAAGGGAGGTGAGGAGCAGGTAGCTGAGGTTCCTGTTATTGGCTTGGACTATGGGAGTGTCTTGGAACTTCACAAAGACCCATAGGACCAGGAGAgtcagaaatgaaaacaaaacagccACAAAAGCCAAGGCCTTCCCCCAAGTTTCTTTCACACCCAGGAAGGTCACAGTCTTGGGGAGGCAGCGATCTCTCTGCTCATGGGGATATTCATCCTCTGGGCACTTCTTGCACTGCTCTGTATCTGCAGGA
This genomic window contains:
- the LOC127548876 gene encoding vomeronasal type-2 receptor 26-like produces the protein MESASSHGDRTPPQLNSYLKNTQFKNRAGDQVFVDENRRPEAQYALMNYVFLNKDADILRNVPSAVCSDSCQAGFRKSPLEGKAPCCFNCSPCSEGEISSQMDTEQCKKCPEDEYPHEQRDRCLPKTVTFLGVKETWGKALAFVAVLFSFLTLLVLWVFVKFQDTPIVQANNRNLSYLLLTSLSSCFLCSLLFLGRPTAASCLLRQTIFAVVFTVAVSSILAKTIIVVLAFRVTGPGSRMRMFLHPRVPYCVVLICSGIQGLLCAIWLGTHPPFPEADTRSESRHIILTCNEGSTFAFYCVLGYMGFLALGSFTIAFLARNLPNAFNETKFITFSMLVFCSVWVSFLPTYQSSKGKAVMIVEIFSILASSAGLLGCIFIPKCYVILLTSWENIPNQINTQRGSRSRKFSFS